From the bacterium genome, one window contains:
- a CDS encoding RNA methyltransferase yields the protein MYYIGLVHYPVLNKHGEIVTTSVTNFDLHDLARTSKTYGISGCYIITPNQAQQNMSLYIQNYWQEGKGAAFNPDRKDAFDTLFISPSIEETCLTIQKRHDTKLPPLKVATSARRLSKTISFKDLKQRLPERPTLFLFGTGWGLAPQVIEGVDHVLEPINGPTEYNHLPVRSAVAIILDRLFGL from the coding sequence ATGTACTACATTGGACTTGTTCATTACCCGGTTCTTAATAAACACGGCGAAATTGTGACCACTTCGGTTACCAATTTTGACCTCCACGACTTGGCAAGAACCTCAAAAACATATGGAATATCAGGGTGTTATATTATTACGCCCAATCAGGCTCAGCAGAACATGTCGCTTTACATTCAAAACTACTGGCAGGAGGGTAAGGGGGCGGCTTTTAACCCCGACCGTAAGGATGCCTTTGATACGCTGTTTATTAGCCCCAGTATTGAGGAAACTTGTTTGACAATACAAAAGCGCCATGATACCAAGCTGCCTCCTTTAAAGGTGGCCACATCGGCCAGGCGGTTATCAAAAACCATATCTTTCAAGGATTTAAAACAACGGCTCCCGGAGCGTCCAACTCTCTTTTTGTTTGGGACGGGCTGGGGCTTGGCCCCGCAAGTGATTGAGGGGGTAGACCATGTGTTGGAACCTATCAACGGACCAACGGAGTACAACCATCTGCCGGTACGTTCGGCGGTGGCCATTATTTTAGACAGACTTTTTGGACTTTAG
- the ffh gene encoding signal recognition particle protein, with the protein MLDSLTEKFTNVFNKLRGQGRLTESNIEVALRDVRLALLEADVHVGVVKAFLEKVKAKALGQEVLGSLTPAQEFLRIVHEELAGLLKEKAKPFILEGKSPHIILMVGLQGSGKTTTTGKLAGLLKKKGMRPYLVPADIQRPAAIEQLQKLGGQLGVPVYPTTAQDDPVKVAKRGVEEAERSLCDVVLVDTAGRLHVDDTLMDELKRLHKKLPHPPKVLFVVDAMIGQEAVRVTKAFDDLLKIDGVVLTKLDGDAKGGAVLSIQHVTQCPVYFMGMGEKLDEIEAFDPDRLVNRLLDRGDLLSLVEKAQEIVNVEEAQELAGKIKKNKFDLDDFRTQLKQMKKLGSVKNLMGYLPGMKAMAGKMDMDRAEAELKVKEAILNSMTMAERKRPEILNGNRRLRIAKGSGTQVSDVNRLVKEFGEMQKMMKMFTKGGMGALKGLLGK; encoded by the coding sequence ATGCTGGACTCGTTAACTGAGAAATTTACTAATGTTTTTAATAAGTTACGGGGCCAAGGGCGGTTGACCGAAAGTAACATAGAAGTAGCATTGCGCGATGTACGTTTGGCTCTTTTAGAGGCCGATGTGCATGTGGGCGTAGTGAAAGCGTTCCTTGAAAAAGTAAAAGCCAAGGCCTTGGGCCAGGAAGTGTTGGGTAGCTTAACGCCGGCGCAAGAATTTTTGCGTATTGTGCACGAAGAGCTGGCTGGACTCCTCAAAGAAAAAGCTAAACCTTTTATTTTAGAAGGTAAAAGCCCGCATATCATTCTTATGGTTGGTTTGCAGGGGAGTGGCAAAACAACCACCACCGGAAAACTGGCCGGTTTGTTAAAAAAGAAAGGCATGAGGCCTTATTTAGTGCCGGCCGATATTCAGCGTCCGGCCGCCATTGAGCAGCTCCAAAAATTGGGCGGCCAATTAGGTGTTCCTGTTTACCCCACAACGGCTCAAGATGATCCGGTAAAAGTAGCTAAAAGGGGAGTAGAGGAAGCAGAAAGAAGTTTATGTGATGTAGTTTTGGTAGATACGGCGGGACGTTTGCATGTGGATGATACGCTGATGGACGAACTTAAACGTCTCCACAAAAAACTGCCGCATCCGCCCAAAGTTTTGTTTGTTGTCGACGCGATGATAGGACAGGAAGCTGTTCGCGTAACCAAGGCTTTTGATGATCTTTTAAAAATTGATGGTGTGGTGTTAACCAAACTTGATGGCGATGCCAAAGGTGGTGCTGTGTTATCTATCCAGCATGTTACTCAATGCCCCGTATATTTTATGGGGATGGGTGAAAAGCTTGATGAGATTGAAGCCTTTGACCCCGATAGATTGGTAAACCGTTTGCTAGACCGTGGCGATTTATTAAGCTTGGTTGAGAAAGCTCAAGAAATTGTTAACGTGGAAGAAGCCCAGGAATTAGCGGGCAAAATAAAAAAGAATAAGTTTGATTTAGACGATTTTAGAACGCAGTTAAAGCAAATGAAAAAGCTGGGCTCGGTAAAAAACCTGATGGGTTATTTACCTGGCATGAAGGCCATGGCCGGTAAAATGGACATGGACCGCGCCGAAGCTGAATTAAAAGTAAAAGAGGCCATCCTTAATTCGATGACGATGGCCGAAAGAAAGCGCCCCGAAATTTTAAACGGCAACCGCCGTTTACGCATTGCTAAAGGAAGCGGAACACAAGTATCCGATGTAAACCGCCTGGTAAAAGAATTTGGTGAGATGCAGAAGATGATGAAGATGTTCACCAAAGGCGGGATGGGGGCTTTGAAAGGTTTGTTAGGAAAGTAG
- the rimM gene encoding ribosome maturation factor RimM (Essential for efficient processing of 16S rRNA): MALIPLGKIYREHGLKGELKILLYNPQSENLVKGKKYQLELEGNTKEVTLKTFKMMSPHVLVQFVEINSMTESEKWRQAKLLVDEKLLKPLKSGEYYLQDLFGKKVKDENGLDRGVLKGLEGDGKNMFLSVQKETGDFLIPYVADWIRKVEGDIVILHIPEGLE; encoded by the coding sequence ATGGCCCTTATACCTTTAGGAAAAATATACCGCGAACACGGTTTAAAAGGAGAACTCAAGATACTTCTTTATAATCCCCAAAGCGAAAATTTGGTGAAAGGAAAAAAGTATCAGCTGGAGTTAGAAGGAAATACAAAAGAAGTAACGCTCAAAACCTTTAAAATGATGTCTCCTCATGTGCTGGTTCAATTTGTAGAAATTAACTCGATGACCGAATCTGAAAAGTGGCGTCAGGCTAAATTATTGGTAGATGAGAAATTACTCAAACCATTAAAATCAGGTGAATATTATCTGCAGGATTTGTTTGGAAAAAAAGTGAAAGACGAAAATGGTTTAGACCGAGGCGTGTTAAAAGGATTAGAAGGGGATGGAAAAAATATGTTTTTGAGCGTTCAAAAAGAAACAGGAGATTTTTTAATTCCCTATGTAGCCGACTGGATTAGAAAAGTAGAGGGTGACATCGTCATTTTGCATATTCCGGAGGGCCTAGAATGA
- the rplS gene encoding 50S ribosomal protein L19, with protein MQALEFIEKKYNGVKQFPQFKSGDTVKIHVKIKEGDKERVQIFQGAVIRIHRAQARTTFTVRKVSYGVGVERVFPLYSPVIQKIEVVMSGRVRRSRLYYLRDLQGKKARIFAEERGIVSGTADTTTEPVPA; from the coding sequence ATGCAAGCACTCGAATTTATTGAAAAGAAATACAACGGCGTTAAACAATTCCCCCAGTTTAAATCGGGTGATACTGTAAAAATTCACGTAAAAATTAAAGAAGGCGATAAAGAACGCGTGCAAATTTTTCAGGGTGCCGTGATTCGCATCCATCGCGCTCAGGCCCGTACCACTTTTACTGTGCGTAAGGTTTCTTACGGTGTGGGTGTAGAACGTGTGTTTCCTTTATACTCGCCTGTTATTCAAAAAATTGAAGTCGTGATGAGCGGCCGTGTACGTCGTTCGCGCTTGTATTACCTGAGAGATTTACAAGGTAAAAAAGCCCGCATTTTTGCCGAAGAACGTGGCATTGTAAGCGGTACTGCTGATACTACAACCGAGCCGGTTCCTGCATAA
- a CDS encoding choice-of-anchor D domain-containing protein has protein sequence MTLYKTTIGLFAKRILGFVCTFLFFLTIACGGGGGSKTIDPTLTTGGDFSVEPENTLQNGITVNPESIDMGVTTQKKSIVKKFTLTNGSGRDVTFSLIIMGNAGGYHFFQTDKTLVGMLSAEAIKRGESKEYSVAFDALTMGSKTAYVQIEAQGIAGHIILPLKGRVSGAADYKIITSDYLCSSETAPTLSTLDFMKVLSGKTVTKGVKICNTGGQDIILNDAALKPNKTGAESESVDVDFEKDFVWEVEEELNTVFFDYYNPDVTESFEEPTFVTYTGPAPDAVGAFTIKENSTGRLPKNLVIPAGNYMLLDITFAPSITTQPPEGSLFLPVNYATTLEVSTSLGVESFNVLGSSGGREPELTASYTFEGSTFDTDNILDLRSDYSAINFGIADIYKDWIIEDANHVNLTLKNTGTGTTPLKVWLDEITTGYFTFEEQNPAVNFPILLQPGQSKTVSLIYAPTPEVVSPYYDLGQLKIHQNGTNGPTNLVTLLGQEKSQNSVELSQGGILKIKPYDAINPPYPVDSPKSLCIATIGTVTTKSFTIKNYSKNYPLTSDIRLSSMGDKNGRAIKNVAITLDQTHLVTDPQSESTFSINVDVKTGVKENVDIYGKLDVTNHFDQATERQFGVSPAQYSLYFKLVSSKATQCTGGDGTPVTGNAWYVVDRLTLNLGGVSEPLRDHTAYRSQIPVELDSTGRWARLKGIKYDPRADTKTIPSVKLFRAYNHQITSVASGASCFPLGTNPYKAEYEPGSWMSDKGRCKYDNDSENIHIDGSEICMFNNNSQKLDAADPNSDDVFYHEFVKFNPDSCEVEFEGKIATFYLAHNETAQQAYDRVASKVGDSGTAEQYQAEMKTYQNGSYITFKKAYDKNGCKANANETLTDADKIKTCWESFKGQDWKSDEDPGLTRVGGMVEECAYFYFTLDEGCVPQDAPVGPDYDGLSRCTDSNIKWSKPDTWTSFGEYEPHRKYTVDDKGNVSYEEDDTRWDLTMRNIRLELSILSSSLNNFFDNNTKLANLSLYLTFTSKAIGLDEDNPTKFSKDLIAVNVRDDFSQDKVMLNKNDSGTKGYFTENPINSNLNTGDNDDQPCDEMPALSSCKGNFIFTPSQKMVVAGEPIDFLNRNRAMIAGVTAFHGKNQLAPVFARESSSGDGVGLTFSTHGCLVADPDNTGIDERTGCYDWHWDDEEAQQKYVEAGILDEVKTGVVDESNIDECKQSAACIDYIIFEQDRQRFTNYYDYPKHQDFGAPTFYKAACGDGM, from the coding sequence ATGACGCTTTATAAAACCACAATTGGCCTGTTTGCAAAAAGAATCTTGGGATTTGTATGTACTTTTCTCTTTTTCTTAACCATAGCCTGCGGCGGTGGCGGTGGTTCTAAGACAATTGACCCTACTCTTACCACCGGTGGCGATTTTTCTGTAGAACCCGAAAACACATTACAAAACGGCATTACGGTTAATCCCGAATCTATTGACATGGGTGTAACCACCCAAAAGAAATCTATTGTTAAAAAGTTTACTCTTACCAATGGCTCAGGCCGCGATGTAACTTTTTCCCTTATTATTATGGGTAATGCCGGAGGGTATCACTTTTTTCAAACCGATAAAACTTTAGTGGGCATGCTTTCGGCCGAAGCCATCAAGCGCGGTGAATCTAAAGAATACAGCGTTGCTTTTGATGCCTTAACCATGGGTTCTAAAACAGCCTATGTACAAATTGAAGCCCAGGGCATTGCCGGTCACATTATTCTTCCTTTAAAAGGCCGCGTATCGGGTGCTGCCGATTATAAAATTATTACCTCCGATTATTTGTGTAGTAGCGAAACCGCTCCTACTCTTTCAACACTCGATTTTATGAAAGTGCTTTCGGGTAAAACGGTAACCAAGGGTGTTAAAATTTGTAACACCGGTGGACAGGACATTATTTTAAATGATGCTGCTCTTAAACCCAATAAAACGGGTGCCGAATCCGAAAGTGTGGATGTTGATTTTGAAAAAGACTTTGTATGGGAAGTGGAAGAAGAATTAAACACAGTTTTTTTTGATTACTATAATCCTGACGTAACAGAAAGTTTTGAAGAGCCCACTTTTGTTACTTACACAGGCCCCGCACCTGATGCCGTGGGTGCCTTTACCATCAAAGAAAACTCTACCGGACGCCTGCCTAAAAATTTGGTTATTCCGGCCGGTAATTACATGCTGCTAGATATTACCTTTGCCCCTTCTATCACCACACAACCTCCAGAGGGCTCACTATTTTTACCTGTTAACTATGCCACTACACTGGAAGTTTCCACCAGCCTTGGCGTAGAAAGCTTTAATGTTTTAGGTTCATCAGGCGGACGCGAACCGGAACTTACGGCCAGCTATACATTTGAAGGATCCACTTTTGATACCGACAATATTTTAGATTTACGTTCCGATTATTCAGCCATTAATTTTGGCATAGCCGACATTTACAAAGACTGGATTATTGAAGATGCTAATCATGTTAATTTAACATTAAAAAATACAGGAACAGGCACAACACCTCTTAAGGTATGGTTAGATGAAATTACCACCGGCTATTTTACCTTTGAAGAACAAAACCCGGCTGTTAACTTTCCAATTTTATTACAACCGGGACAATCAAAAACAGTCAGTTTAATTTACGCCCCCACTCCCGAGGTGGTAAGTCCGTATTACGATTTGGGCCAATTAAAAATTCATCAAAACGGCACCAATGGTCCTACCAATTTGGTTACCTTATTGGGCCAGGAAAAATCGCAAAACTCCGTTGAACTTTCTCAAGGGGGCATCCTTAAAATAAAACCCTACGATGCAATCAACCCTCCCTACCCTGTAGACTCCCCTAAAAGTTTGTGTATTGCCACTATTGGCACCGTTACAACCAAAAGCTTTACCATTAAAAACTATTCCAAAAATTATCCCCTTACTTCCGACATCCGCTTATCGAGCATGGGCGATAAAAACGGAAGAGCCATCAAAAATGTTGCAATCACACTCGATCAAACTCATCTGGTAACCGATCCTCAAAGCGAATCTACATTCTCTATTAATGTTGATGTAAAAACGGGAGTGAAAGAAAACGTGGATATTTACGGAAAACTGGATGTAACCAACCATTTTGACCAAGCCACAGAACGCCAATTTGGAGTTTCTCCGGCTCAATACAGTTTATATTTTAAGCTTGTTAGCTCTAAGGCTACACAATGTACCGGCGGTGACGGCACTCCTGTTACCGGTAATGCCTGGTATGTAGTAGATCGCTTAACCCTTAACCTGGGTGGCGTATCGGAACCTCTGCGCGATCATACTGCCTACCGCAGCCAGATACCTGTAGAACTGGATTCAACAGGCCGCTGGGCCCGTTTAAAAGGTATTAAATACGATCCTCGTGCCGATACCAAAACTATTCCCTCAGTAAAACTGTTCCGCGCTTACAATCACCAAATTACCAGTGTAGCGAGCGGCGCCAGCTGTTTTCCTTTGGGTACCAATCCTTATAAGGCCGAGTACGAACCGGGAAGCTGGATGAGCGATAAAGGCCGTTGCAAATACGATAACGACAGCGAAAATATTCATATTGACGGCAGTGAAATATGCATGTTCAACAATAACTCGCAAAAACTGGATGCTGCCGACCCTAATTCTGACGATGTGTTTTATCATGAATTTGTAAAATTTAATCCTGACAGCTGCGAAGTGGAATTTGAAGGAAAAATTGCCACTTTTTATCTGGCTCACAATGAAACAGCCCAACAGGCATACGACCGCGTAGCCAGCAAAGTGGGCGACAGCGGTACGGCCGAGCAATATCAGGCCGAAATGAAAACATACCAAAACGGATCTTACATTACCTTTAAAAAGGCTTACGATAAAAACGGTTGTAAGGCCAATGCCAACGAAACCTTAACCGATGCCGATAAAATTAAAACCTGTTGGGAATCGTTTAAAGGCCAAGATTGGAAAAGCGATGAAGATCCGGGCTTAACCCGTGTGGGCGGCATGGTGGAAGAATGCGCTTACTTCTATTTTACCTTGGATGAAGGTTGTGTTCCTCAAGATGCTCCTGTTGGTCCCGATTACGATGGATTAAGCCGTTGCACCGATTCAAATATTAAATGGAGCAAACCCGACACATGGACCAGCTTTGGCGAATATGAACCGCACAGAAAATACACTGTAGATGACAAAGGAAACGTAAGCTACGAAGAAGACGATACTCGTTGGGATTTAACCATGCGTAATATCCGTTTGGAGCTCTCCATTTTATCAAGCTCGCTTAATAACTTTTTTGATAACAATACTAAACTGGCTAATTTATCGCTGTACTTAACCTTTACCAGCAAAGCTATTGGCTTAGACGAAGATAACCCTACCAAGTTTTCAAAAGACTTGATTGCCGTTAACGTACGCGATGATTTTAGCCAAGATAAAGTGATGCTTAATAAAAATGATAGTGGCACCAAAGGTTATTTTACCGAAAATCCCATTAACTCCAATTTAAATACCGGTGATAATGACGACCAACCATGCGATGAAATGCCGGCTCTTTCTTCATGTAAAGGTAACTTTATATTCACGCCCTCCCAAAAAATGGTAGTGGCCGGTGAACCCATTGACTTTTTAAATCGTAACCGTGCCATGATTGCCGGTGTAACCGCTTTCCATGGTAAAAATCAGTTAGCCCCCGTATTTGCCCGCGAAAGCTCCAGTGGAGATGGTGTGGGTTTAACCTTTAGCACACACGGTTGCTTGGTAGCCGACCCAGACAATACGGGTATTGACGAAAGAACCGGTTGTTACGATTGGCATTGGGATGATGAAGAAGCGCAACAAAAGTATGTAGAAGCAGGTATTTTAGATGAAGTAAAAACAGGTGTTGTAGATGAAAGCAATATTGATGAATGCAAACAATCGGCAGCTTGTATTGACTACATTATTTTTGAACAAGATCGCCAACGTTTCACTAACTATTACGATTATCCCAAGCATCAAGACTTTGGTGCTCCCACCTTTTACAAGGCTGCCTGCGGGGATGGCATGTAA
- a CDS encoding ribonuclease HII codes for MVLPQLSSDKLTYEKKLWDAGITLVAGVDEAGRGAWAGPVCAAAVVLKPYEVIPQINDSKKLSPKKREELFDVIISKALCYGISLIDAQIIDSINILQASLLAMKNALEQMTPKPQHVLVDGNMAPNIDMAHTTIIDGDALSQTIGAASILAKVTRDRLMRELHGQFPQYQFDSHKGYGTKAHQKALAEHGVTILHRKSFEPIRVLLK; via the coding sequence ATGGTGTTGCCACAATTATCATCTGATAAACTCACTTACGAAAAAAAATTATGGGATGCTGGAATTACGCTTGTGGCTGGCGTTGATGAGGCGGGTCGCGGTGCATGGGCGGGGCCTGTGTGTGCGGCGGCGGTGGTATTAAAGCCTTACGAAGTTATTCCTCAAATTAACGATTCTAAAAAATTATCTCCCAAAAAACGCGAAGAGCTTTTTGATGTAATTATCTCCAAGGCGCTGTGTTATGGCATTAGCTTAATTGACGCCCAAATTATAGACAGTATTAATATTTTACAAGCTTCTTTGTTAGCGATGAAAAATGCGTTGGAACAAATGACGCCCAAGCCGCAACATGTATTGGTAGACGGGAATATGGCTCCCAATATTGATATGGCCCATACCACCATTATAGATGGCGATGCTTTATCGCAAACTATTGGTGCTGCTTCCATTTTAGCTAAGGTAACCCGCGATAGATTGATGCGTGAACTGCACGGACAATTTCCTCAGTACCAGTTTGATTCTCATAAGGGCTATGGCACTAAAGCCCATCAAAAAGCTTTAGCAGAACACGGAGTAACTATTTTGCACCGGAAGAGTTTTGAACCTATTCGAGTGTTGCTCAAATAA
- the trmD gene encoding tRNA (guanosine(37)-N1)-methyltransferase TrmD, translating to MNFHVLTVLPELVEGYFKGSILGRAAEKGIINITTHALRAYATDKHKSVDDRVYGGGAGMVFKADVVVNAVRDIKNKFSIDRVIFLSPRGRVFKQAVAGELKEKYHNILFICGRYEGLDERAITLTVDEEISIGDYVVTGGELAAMVVVDAVSRLIPGVIGDEEGPVNESHMNGLLEHPHYTRPEDFEGHKVPSVLLSGNHAQIEAWRKEESLRVTREKRPDLLNKKA from the coding sequence ATGAACTTTCATGTGCTCACCGTGCTCCCTGAGCTTGTAGAGGGATATTTTAAAGGCAGTATTTTAGGACGCGCTGCCGAAAAAGGCATTATTAACATTACCACGCATGCCTTGCGGGCTTATGCTACCGATAAGCACAAAAGCGTAGACGATCGTGTGTATGGTGGTGGTGCCGGGATGGTGTTTAAAGCCGATGTTGTAGTAAACGCCGTACGAGATATTAAAAATAAATTTTCTATTGATCGTGTGATTTTTTTATCGCCGCGCGGGCGAGTTTTTAAACAGGCGGTGGCGGGGGAACTTAAAGAGAAGTATCACAATATTTTGTTTATTTGTGGACGCTACGAAGGTTTGGATGAACGGGCTATCACACTGACCGTGGATGAAGAAATTTCGATTGGTGATTATGTGGTAACCGGTGGCGAACTTGCGGCTATGGTGGTGGTGGATGCCGTGAGTCGTTTAATACCCGGTGTGATTGGCGATGAAGAAGGGCCTGTGAACGAAAGCCATATGAATGGACTTTTGGAGCATCCGCATTATACACGTCCCGAAGATTTTGAAGGGCACAAGGTTCCCTCTGTACTGCTTTCGGGGAACCATGCGCAAATTGAAGCGTGGCGGAAAGAGGAGTCGCTGAGGGTGACCCGCGAAAAACGCCCGGATTTACTGAATAAAAAGGCCTAA
- a CDS encoding KH domain-containing protein, translated as MKELVEMMAKALVDKPEEVEVTEVEGEQTTVVELKVAKDDLGKVIGKQGRTARALRTILGAASTKIRKRSVLEIIE; from the coding sequence ATGAAAGAACTTGTTGAAATGATGGCCAAAGCTTTGGTGGACAAACCTGAAGAGGTAGAAGTGACTGAAGTGGAAGGCGAACAGACTACAGTTGTGGAATTAAAAGTTGCAAAGGACGATTTAGGTAAGGTGATTGGAAAACAAGGCCGTACCGCTCGTGCCTTGCGCACCATTTTGGGTGCTGCTAGCACAAAAATTCGTAAACGTTCCGTATTGGAAATTATTGAATAA
- the rpsP gene encoding 30S ribosomal protein S16 — translation MAVVLRLSRHGTKKKPFYRLVAADKEYPRDGRYLEILGTYNPKQPDAKGDFKKDRIEHWVKQGAVPSQTVKQILARS, via the coding sequence ATGGCAGTTGTACTTCGTTTATCCCGTCATGGGACCAAGAAAAAACCGTTTTACCGCTTAGTGGCCGCCGATAAGGAATATCCCCGTGATGGCCGCTATCTTGAAATTTTGGGAACCTATAACCCCAAGCAACCGGATGCTAAAGGCGATTTCAAAAAAGATCGTATTGAGCATTGGGTAAAGCAGGGTGCTGTTCCTTCTCAAACCGTAAAACAAATTTTAGCCCGCTCGTAA